A genomic region of Leptospira mtsangambouensis contains the following coding sequences:
- a CDS encoding cupin domain-containing protein → MATILRKTDTLKDPVAMKDFLGSKGLVYEFYKTPETLDLILAQKGLNDAEKAEVLSGLEYRFDQLKKEHGYKANDLVVLHDEVPGIQDMLAKFDKLHIHTDEEVRYIIDGSGIFGFIIDGERFEVHVSKGDFISIPANTNHWFTLDKNLRIKAVRYFKDNSGWTPVYVDESKVLINV, encoded by the coding sequence ATGGCAACCATTCTAAGAAAGACAGACACTCTAAAGGATCCCGTAGCAATGAAAGATTTCCTTGGTTCCAAGGGACTCGTTTATGAATTCTATAAAACCCCTGAAACTTTGGATCTCATCCTTGCTCAAAAGGGCTTAAATGATGCGGAAAAAGCAGAAGTTCTTTCTGGCTTGGAATATCGATTTGACCAACTAAAGAAAGAACATGGTTATAAGGCCAATGATCTTGTTGTTCTACATGACGAAGTTCCTGGGATTCAGGACATGTTAGCGAAATTTGACAAACTTCATATCCATACGGATGAAGAAGTGCGTTATATCATTGATGGAAGTGGGATTTTTGGATTCATCATTGATGGAGAAAGATTCGAAGTCCATGTGAGTAAAGGTGATTTCATTTCGATCCCTGCCAATACCAACCACTGGTTTACCCTCGACAAAAATTTAAGAATCAAAGCGGTTCGTTATTTCAAAGACAATTCAGGATGGACTCCTGTTTATGTCGATGAATCAAAAGTTTTAATCAACGTTTGA